A region of Spiribacter roseus DNA encodes the following proteins:
- the gatC gene encoding Asp-tRNA(Asn)/Glu-tRNA(Gln) amidotransferase subunit GatC has protein sequence MPIDANEVGQIAHLARLSISEPASQAYARNLSEILDFVEQLSAVDTEGVEPLAHPLEMTQRLRPDEPTEPDERERFQAIAPATEAGHYLVPRVIE, from the coding sequence ATGCCCATCGATGCGAATGAAGTCGGCCAGATCGCCCATCTGGCGCGGCTGTCCATCAGTGAACCGGCCAGTCAGGCCTATGCCCGCAACCTCTCCGAGATTCTCGATTTCGTCGAGCAGCTCAGTGCCGTCGACACCGAGGGCGTCGAGCCGCTCGCCCATCCGCTGGAAATGACCCAGCGCCTGCGGCCCGATGAGCCCACCGAGCCGGATGAGCGCGAGCGCTTCCAGGCGATCGCCCCGGCAACCGAGGCCGGTCACTACCTCGTCCCCCGCGTCATCGAGTAA
- a CDS encoding rod shape-determining protein, producing the protein MFKGIRGVFSNDLSIDLGTANTLIYSRGQSILLDEPSVVAIRQDRDGGPKTIAAVGREAKMMLGRTPGTIKAIRPLKDGVIADFTVTEKMLQHFIKKVHEARFFRPSPRVLVCVPCGSTQVERRAIRESAAGAGAREVFLIEEPMAAAIGADMPVGEARGSMVLDIGGGTSEVAVVSLNGIVYSASVRIGGDRFDEAIVNYVRRNYGILIGESTAEQIKQQIGQAFPGNEVRELEIKGRNLAQGIPRSFTLNSNEILEALQEPLSGIVGAVKTALEQTPPELGADVADRGIVITGGGALLRNIDRLLMEETGLPVVLAEEPLTSVARGGGRALELMDEKGADLFTSE; encoded by the coding sequence ATGTTCAAGGGCATACGGGGTGTTTTCTCCAACGACCTTTCAATCGATCTAGGTACGGCGAATACCCTGATCTATTCCCGCGGCCAGTCGATCCTGCTTGATGAGCCCTCGGTGGTTGCCATTCGTCAGGATCGCGATGGGGGCCCCAAGACCATCGCCGCCGTCGGACGCGAAGCCAAGATGATGCTGGGGCGCACCCCGGGCACCATCAAGGCGATCCGGCCATTGAAGGACGGCGTCATCGCCGACTTCACCGTCACCGAGAAAATGCTCCAGCACTTCATCAAGAAGGTCCACGAGGCGCGGTTTTTCCGCCCCAGCCCGCGGGTGCTGGTGTGCGTGCCCTGCGGCTCCACCCAGGTCGAGCGGCGCGCGATCCGCGAATCGGCCGCCGGGGCCGGTGCCCGCGAGGTCTTCCTCATCGAAGAGCCCATGGCGGCTGCGATCGGCGCCGATATGCCGGTGGGCGAGGCGCGCGGCTCGATGGTACTCGACATCGGCGGGGGCACCTCGGAGGTCGCGGTGGTATCACTCAATGGCATCGTCTACTCGGCATCGGTGCGCATCGGCGGTGACCGCTTCGACGAGGCCATCGTCAATTACGTGCGGCGCAACTACGGCATCCTCATCGGCGAATCCACCGCCGAGCAGATCAAGCAGCAGATTGGCCAGGCCTTTCCCGGCAACGAGGTCCGCGAGCTCGAGATCAAGGGGCGCAACCTCGCCCAGGGCATCCCGCGCAGCTTCACCCTCAACAGCAACGAAATCCTCGAAGCCCTGCAGGAGCCGCTCTCGGGAATCGTGGGGGCGGTCAAGACGGCGCTCGAGCAGACGCCGCCCGAGCTTGGCGCCGACGTCGCCGATCGTGGCATCGTGATCACCGGCGGCGGCGCGCTGTTACGCAACATCGACCGCCTGCTCATGGAGGAAACCGGACTGCCGGTGGTGCTGGCCGAAGAACCGCTGACATCCGTGGCGCGCGGCGGCGGGCGGGCACTCGAGCTCATGGACGAAAAAGGCGCGGATCTTTTCACCAGCGAGTGA
- the mrdA gene encoding penicillin-binding protein 2: MDLGTFRDTPRERQVVRRRLLIAGVIGALLCLLLAGRIAYLQTARYDHFAAQSQDNRVRIASVAPTRGIIRDREGRVLADNQPAFRLTIVPERVDDLSGLLDQLDDLVDISAAERAAFRDARQRSRGFQAIPLKRQLSEAAVARIAANRHRFPGVEVQPHLIRHYPYGPIGAHAIGYVGRISESELRSRDRRAYRGSSVIGKTGLEKAYERRLRGEMGSERIETNALGRPIDVIERDPPTPGEDLTLTLDIGLQRVAEQSLGDYRGAIVAMDPRDGAILALASQPGFDPNAISAGLDRQTFETLSRDPDQPLYNRAISGRYPPGSVIKPFLGLAGVADGAMTPDEEIHCDGTFRLPNVSRVWRDWKREGHGDVDLNEAIAESCDVYYYELADRMGIDRMHDWMTRFGFGVDSGLALPGERQGVMPSRAWKQRNRGESWYRGETINTGIGQGFTLATPIQMATSTAMLANRGAPIVPHLLAGRPDSDGATAPVGPVRLEDETLWQTTIDAMVDVVHGERGTARAIGEDLDYRIAGKTGTAQVIGIAQGEEYDEAAIDARHRDHALFTAFAPATSPRLVVTVLVENGGSGSTTAAPMARRVIDAWMNREEQGSELGRESR, encoded by the coding sequence ATGGATCTCGGCACGTTCCGCGACACCCCCCGCGAGCGGCAGGTCGTTCGCCGCCGGTTACTGATCGCCGGCGTCATCGGGGCGCTGCTGTGCCTGCTACTCGCCGGCCGCATCGCCTATCTCCAGACCGCGCGCTACGACCACTTCGCCGCCCAATCCCAGGATAATCGGGTGCGCATCGCGTCCGTCGCGCCGACCCGCGGGATCATCCGCGACCGCGAGGGGCGCGTGCTTGCCGACAATCAGCCCGCCTTCCGTCTGACCATCGTCCCTGAGCGCGTCGACGATCTGAGCGGCCTGCTCGACCAGCTCGATGATCTGGTGGATATCAGCGCGGCCGAGCGGGCGGCGTTCCGTGACGCGCGGCAGCGCAGCCGCGGATTCCAGGCCATCCCACTGAAACGTCAGCTCAGCGAAGCCGCCGTCGCCCGCATCGCCGCCAACCGCCATCGCTTTCCCGGCGTCGAAGTCCAGCCTCACCTGATCCGCCACTATCCCTACGGACCCATCGGCGCGCATGCCATTGGCTACGTCGGTCGCATCAGCGAATCCGAACTGCGCAGCCGTGACCGCCGGGCGTATCGGGGCAGCAGCGTCATCGGCAAGACCGGGCTCGAGAAGGCCTACGAGCGCCGACTGCGCGGTGAAATGGGTTCGGAGCGCATCGAAACCAATGCACTGGGCCGGCCGATTGATGTGATCGAGCGCGACCCGCCCACCCCGGGCGAGGATCTCACCCTGACCCTGGACATCGGCCTGCAGCGCGTCGCCGAACAGAGCCTGGGGGATTACCGCGGCGCGATCGTGGCGATGGACCCCCGCGATGGAGCCATTCTCGCGCTCGCCAGCCAGCCCGGCTTCGACCCCAATGCGATCAGCGCCGGGCTGGACCGCCAGACATTCGAAACGCTGAGCCGCGATCCCGATCAGCCGCTCTACAACCGGGCCATCAGCGGTCGCTACCCGCCCGGCTCGGTGATCAAGCCCTTTCTGGGCCTGGCCGGTGTGGCCGATGGCGCCATGACCCCCGATGAGGAGATCCACTGCGACGGGACCTTTCGGCTGCCCAATGTCTCGCGGGTGTGGCGGGACTGGAAACGCGAGGGCCACGGCGACGTCGATCTCAACGAGGCCATCGCCGAGTCCTGCGATGTCTACTATTACGAGCTTGCAGACCGCATGGGCATTGACCGCATGCATGACTGGATGACCCGCTTCGGCTTTGGTGTCGACAGCGGTCTCGCACTGCCCGGCGAACGTCAGGGGGTCATGCCGTCACGCGCCTGGAAACAGCGCAATAGGGGCGAATCCTGGTACCGCGGCGAGACCATCAACACAGGGATCGGGCAGGGATTCACCCTGGCGACCCCCATTCAGATGGCCACCTCGACGGCAATGCTCGCCAACCGCGGCGCGCCCATCGTGCCGCATCTGCTGGCGGGACGCCCGGACAGCGACGGCGCCACAGCCCCCGTCGGGCCGGTGCGCCTCGAGGACGAAACCCTATGGCAGACGACCATCGATGCCATGGTCGACGTGGTCCACGGCGAGCGCGGCACCGCCCGCGCCATTGGCGAAGACCTTGACTACCGGATCGCCGGCAAGACCGGGACGGCCCAGGTCATCGGGATCGCCCAGGGCGAGGAATATGACGAGGCCGCCATCGACGCCCGCCACCGGGATCATGCGCTGTTTACCGCGTTTGCACCGGCCACCTCACCGCGTCTGGTGGTGACCGTTCTCGTGGAAAACGGCGGCAGTGGCAGCACGACGGCAGCGCCCATGGCGCGCCGGGTCATCGATGCATGGATGAATCGGGAGGAGCAAGGCAGTGAGCTGGGCCGAGAGTCGCGTTAA
- the mreD gene encoding rod shape-determining protein MreD codes for MNSAQPHARWVIAVTLVVALTLMILPLPAGLEPYRPEWAMLVILYWSLALPVRVGVGVAWLIGLLQDVIQATALGSHALAFALVAYLTIQLCQRLRNVPIWQQTLTVLGLVLLARALLFITRGLSDSAGVDWRFWLPALTSTLVWPPVFVLLRFLRRRFQVN; via the coding sequence ATGAATAGCGCCCAGCCCCACGCGCGATGGGTGATCGCCGTCACGTTGGTGGTCGCGCTGACCCTCATGATCCTGCCGCTGCCGGCAGGGCTCGAACCCTATCGCCCGGAATGGGCGATGCTGGTCATCCTTTACTGGAGTCTGGCGCTGCCGGTTCGGGTGGGTGTGGGAGTTGCGTGGCTGATCGGCCTGCTGCAGGACGTCATCCAGGCGACCGCGCTGGGCTCGCATGCACTCGCCTTCGCCCTGGTCGCCTACCTGACCATTCAGCTGTGTCAGCGCCTGCGCAACGTTCCAATCTGGCAACAGACCCTGACGGTGCTGGGCCTGGTGCTGCTGGCCCGCGCGCTGCTGTTCATCACCCGCGGGCTCAGCGACAGCGCGGGTGTCGACTGGCGCTTCTGGCTGCCGGCGCTGACCAGCACCCTGGTCTGGCCACCGGTCTTTGTGCTGCTGCGTTTCCTGCGCCGGCGCTTTCAGGTCAACTGA
- the rodA gene encoding rod shape-determining protein RodA yields the protein MSWAESRVNAVARRATGDVLQRALHLDGVLLGLVALLSGLGVVILYSAFGGSIAAVQDHLVRLAVGAAGMIVAAQIPPWQLRRIAPWLFGLGVVLLVAVLVVGESGGGARRWLDLGVAGFQPSELMKLAVPIMVAWVIARSAMPVSTGRAAATLAIIALPVGLIGSQPDLGTAVLIGAAGAGVLFLGGIGWRLIAALIGLVAAAVPLLWQFGMQDYQRQRVLTFLDPTRDPLGAGYNIIQSQIAIGSGGIHGKGWLNGTQAHLEFIPERHTDFVFAVMAEEFGLVGVCALLVLYLLITLRGLWIAYQAQDNFSRLLAGGLSLTFFVYCFVNIGMVSGLLPVVGLPLPLISYGGSAMVTLLVGFGILMSIHTHRRMWSS from the coding sequence GTGAGCTGGGCCGAGAGTCGCGTTAACGCCGTGGCCCGCCGGGCGACCGGGGATGTGCTGCAGCGGGCCCTGCACCTGGACGGGGTGCTGCTGGGTCTGGTGGCGCTGCTCTCCGGACTCGGCGTCGTCATCCTCTACAGCGCCTTTGGCGGCAGCATCGCAGCGGTCCAGGACCACCTCGTGCGCCTGGCAGTCGGCGCGGCCGGCATGATCGTCGCCGCCCAGATCCCACCCTGGCAGCTGCGGCGCATCGCCCCCTGGCTGTTCGGCCTGGGCGTGGTGCTGCTGGTGGCGGTACTGGTCGTGGGTGAATCGGGCGGCGGCGCGCGGCGCTGGCTGGATCTGGGGGTGGCGGGTTTCCAGCCCTCCGAATTGATGAAGCTGGCGGTGCCGATCATGGTCGCCTGGGTCATCGCCCGGTCCGCCATGCCGGTATCAACCGGGCGCGCCGCCGCCACACTGGCGATCATCGCGCTACCGGTGGGGCTGATCGGCAGCCAGCCCGACCTGGGCACGGCCGTTCTGATTGGTGCAGCCGGCGCCGGGGTCCTGTTTCTGGGCGGCATCGGCTGGCGCTTGATCGCCGCGCTGATCGGGCTGGTGGCGGCGGCCGTGCCACTGCTCTGGCAGTTCGGCATGCAGGACTATCAGCGCCAACGCGTGCTGACCTTTCTGGACCCGACCCGTGACCCGCTGGGCGCCGGATACAACATCATTCAGTCGCAGATCGCCATCGGTTCGGGCGGCATCCATGGCAAGGGCTGGCTGAATGGCACCCAGGCCCACCTCGAGTTCATCCCTGAGCGCCACACCGACTTCGTGTTCGCCGTCATGGCCGAGGAGTTCGGCCTTGTCGGGGTGTGCGCCCTGCTGGTTCTGTATCTGCTGATCACGCTGCGCGGGCTGTGGATCGCCTACCAGGCGCAGGATAATTTCTCGCGTCTTCTGGCCGGCGGCCTGTCACTGACCTTTTTCGTCTACTGCTTCGTCAATATCGGCATGGTCTCGGGCCTGCTGCCGGTGGTGGGCCTGCCCCTGCCCCTGATCAGTTACGGCGGATCGGCCATGGTGACGCTTCTGGTCGGCTTCGGTATTCTCATGTCCATTCATACCCACCGGCGGATGTGGTCATCTTGA
- the mreC gene encoding rod shape-determining protein MreC, with the protein MKPLFSQTPSVTARFVLAAIVSISLLLADHRIGLLEPVHHALSVVTEPLRLMAALPARLGDRAEQTLTSRRELIAENQRLEDRQKVYEARLQRLDALEVENIRLRRLLDSSYELERPVVIAELTGVDLDPFNHVTQISKGLRDRIRVGQPVIDAEGVLGQVETVAAFTATVRLISDPSHGIPVQVNRNGLRSVAFGTGRTDTLTISSLPNNADIREGDLLVTSGLGERFPAGYPVGEVRRIERDDGRAFSEIQVEPLGRIGQVKEVLLIEDRGSGDE; encoded by the coding sequence ATTAAACCGCTTTTCTCACAGACGCCATCCGTCACCGCCCGGTTTGTCCTGGCGGCGATCGTGTCCATCAGCCTGCTGCTCGCCGATCACCGGATCGGGCTGCTCGAACCGGTCCACCACGCACTGTCCGTGGTCACCGAGCCCCTGCGCCTGATGGCCGCCCTGCCCGCGCGGCTGGGCGATCGGGCCGAACAGACATTGACGAGCCGCCGCGAACTGATCGCCGAGAATCAGCGCCTGGAAGATCGACAGAAGGTCTACGAGGCCCGCCTGCAGCGGCTCGACGCCCTCGAGGTTGAAAACATCCGGCTGCGCCGCCTGCTGGACTCCTCCTACGAGCTCGAGCGTCCGGTGGTCATCGCCGAGCTCACCGGCGTCGATCTCGACCCGTTCAACCATGTCACCCAGATCAGCAAGGGTCTGCGCGACCGCATCCGGGTCGGCCAGCCCGTCATCGACGCTGAGGGCGTGCTCGGACAGGTCGAGACGGTCGCCGCCTTCACCGCCACGGTGCGGCTGATCAGCGATCCCAGCCATGGGATTCCGGTTCAGGTGAATCGCAATGGACTGCGCAGTGTCGCCTTTGGCACCGGCCGGACCGATACCCTCACCATTTCGAGCCTGCCGAATAATGCCGATATCCGCGAGGGGGATCTGCTGGTCACCTCGGGCCTGGGGGAACGTTTTCCCGCCGGGTACCCGGTGGGCGAGGTGCGACGCATTGAACGCGACGACGGCAGGGCGTTTTCCGAGATCCAGGTCGAGCCGCTGGGACGGATCGGGCAGGTCAAGGAGGTACTGCTGATCGAAGACCGGGGCAGCGGCGATGAATAG